Proteins co-encoded in one Amblyraja radiata isolate CabotCenter1 chromosome 24, sAmbRad1.1.pri, whole genome shotgun sequence genomic window:
- the amigo1 gene encoding amphoterin-induced protein 1: protein MWLSCLLELHLTSGYNRIFSCLSVLILLTLCGRHPVNASALNCQSECICASNIVSCSKRELVNVPHSLPKYTAVLDLSYNSLTRLRAGWTTVHLDRLHTLLLSHNGLTFTSEEAFTEVPCLKYLDLSSNKLKTLEEFHFQGLVNLEVLLLYNNQISQIDRTAFEGLDSLQKLYLSQNLITRFPQELVEANTRSPVLELLDVSSNKIKSLPVHEFKVLPASVKNGLYLHNNPLICDCSLYEMVIQWHSRSFNSAVDFRNEYKCILPLNHKVSIRLFDLQEEYMNCSTIIDSVLLAYLEGTLTILCDTRLRDMVKVWVTPDNETIQVGHNNQSIKMLPNGNLQLSNLQPENSGTYTCLASGNQFNETIHVQLKVRNITSSLGHDSLSTAYTTLVGCIASVVLVLIYLYLTPCRCRCGSNADKQREQQEESIHSSMLSASSIHDISVDKATMDRRVAFSEPGKDAQGQNGKHKPNAVEEFEDRRLLAVPRKKSDCGSVGSVSSDSPIVV from the coding sequence ATGTGGTTAAGCTGCCTCTTGGAGTTGCACCTGACCAGCGGATACAACCGCATATTTTCCTGCCTCAGTGTTTTGATTCTCCTGACTCTGTGTGGCCGCCATCCTGTCAACGCGTCTGCTCTCAATTGTCAGTCCGAGTGTATCTGTGCCAGTAACATCGTCAGCTGCTCTAAAAGGGAACTGGTCAacgtccctcactctctccccaaaTACACAGCTGTCCTAGACCTCAGTTACAACAGCCTGACCCGCCTGAGAGCTGGATGGACCACAGTGCACCTTGACAGGCTCCACACTCTGCTCCTCAGCCACAATGGCCTGACATTCACATCTGAGGAAGCTTTCACCGAGGTACCGTGTCTGAAATACCTTGACCTGTCCTCCAACAAGCTGAAGACTCTCGAAGAATTTCACTTCCAGGGACTGGTAAATCTGGAGGTCCTCCTGCTCTACAATAATCAGATATCTCAGATCGACAGGACTGCCTTTGAAGGCCTGGACAGCCTTCAGAAGTTGTACCTGAGTCAGAATCTGATCACTCGATTTCCACAGGAGTTAGTGGAGGCGAATACCAGGTCACCCGTTCTGGAACTGTTAGATGTGTCCAGTAATAAGATAAAGTCTCTTCCTGTCCACGAGTTCAAAGTTCTACCTGCATCTGTCAAAAACGGACTGTACCTGCACAATAATCCCTTGATCTGTGATTGTAGTTTGTACGAAATGGTCATCCAGTGGCATTCCCGCAGTTTCAATTCTGCTGTGGATTTCAGAAATGAATATAAGTGCATCCTTCCACTGAACCACAAGGTGTCGATCAGGCTCTTCGACCTGCAAGAGGAGTACATGAACTGCAGCACTATTATTGACTCGGTGCTGCTTGCCTACTTGGAGGGAACGCTGACGATTCTTTGCGACACCAGACTGAGGGACATGGTAAAAGTGTGGGTGACACCGGACAACGAGACCATACAGGTCGGCCACAACAACCAAAGCATCAAGATGTTGCCCAATGGCAATCTGCAGCTTAGCAATCTGCAGCCGGAAAATTCCGGGACTTACACTTGCCTGGCCAGTGGTAACCAGTTCAACGAGACCATACATGTGCAGCTGAAGGTACGCAACATTACGTCCAGTTTGGGGCACGATTCTCTGAGCACAGCCTACACCACGTTGGTTGGGTGCATTGCCAGCGTAGTGTTGGTCCTCATCTACCTGTACCTCACCCCGTGTCGTTGCAGGTGCGGGAGCAACGCTGACAAGCAGCGGGAGCAACAGGAGGAAAGCATCCATTCATCCATGCTGAGCGCTAGTTCCATCCACGACATCTCTGTGGATAAAGCCACCATGGACCGACGCGTGGCGTTCAGCGAGCCGGGCAAGGATGCGCAGGGGCAGAATGGGAAACACAAGCCAAACGCCGTGGAAGAATTTGAGGACAGGAGACTCCTAGCGGTGCCCAGAAAGAAATCTGACTGCGGCTCTGTTGGCTCTGTGTCTTCCGACTCTCCCATTGTCGTCTGA